One part of the Syngnathus acus chromosome 17, fSynAcu1.2, whole genome shotgun sequence genome encodes these proteins:
- the LOC119137688 gene encoding ADP-ribosylation factor 3-like, producing the protein MGNIFGNLFKFLGKKEMRILMVGLDAAGKTTILYKLKLGEIVTTIPTIGFNVETVEYKNISFTVWDVGGQDKIRPLWRHYFQNTQGLIFVVDSNDRERCTEAREELMRMLAEDELRGAMLLVFANKQDLPNAMTAAEITDKLGLHSLRDRQWFIQATCATNGEGLYEGLDWLSNRLKNN; encoded by the exons ATGGGAAACATATTTGGAAACTTGTTCAAATTCTTGGGCAAGAAAGAAATGAGAATTCTTATGGTGGGTTTGGATGCTGCCGGCAAAACCACAATTTTGTACAAGCTCAAGCTTGGGGAGATTGTCACCACCATTCCAACAATAG GTTTTAATGTGGAGACGGTGGAGTACAAGAACATCAGCTTTACGGTGTGGGACGTCGGCGGCCAGGACAAGATTCGACCGTTGTGGCGTCATTACTTTCAGAACACTCAAG GTCTCATTTTTGTAGTGGACAGCAACGACCGAGAACGATGCACGGAGGCACGCGAGGAGCTCATGAGGATGTTGGCGGAGGACGAACTGCGTGGCGCTATGCTATTAGTCTTTGCAAATAAACAG GACCTGCCCAACGCCATGACAGCAGCAGAAATCACAGACAAGTTGGGTCTTCACTCCCTGCGCGACAGACAATGGTTCATCCAGGCGACCTGCGCCACAAACGGGGAAGGCCTCTACGAGGGACTAGATTGGTTGTCCAACAGGCTGAAGAACAACTaa